The genomic segment TGCCGGCGCGCTTGAACTGCCCGCTGTCCAGCGCGCGGCGCAACTGGAACAGGTCGCTGGCGGACTGGGTGAAGTTCACGTACACCGGATCGATCTGCTGGATCAGCGCCAGGGCCGTGGCCTCCCCCTGGCCGACCAAGGCGCCTTCGGTGACCAGAGCGCGGCCGATGCGGCCGGAGATCGGCGCTGTCACGCTGGCGTAGCCCAACTGGATCTCGGCGCTGCGCACTGCGGCCTCGGCGACCGCCACATCGGCTTGCGCCAACTGCTCGGCGGCTTCGGCGTTGGTGAAGTCCTGCATGCTGATCGCCTGGGCGCCGATCAGAGGGCGGTAGCGCGCCAGTTGGGCGCTGGCCTGCGCCAGTTGGGCCCGCGCCTTGGCCAGGCTGGCGCGGGCACTTTGCGCGGCAGCGGCGTAAGGGGCGGGATCGATGCGAAACAGTTCCTGCCCCGCTTTGACATCGCTGCCTTCGTTGAACAGACGCTGCTGCAAAATGCCCGCAGCCCGGGCACGCACCTGCGCGACACGGGAAGCCTCGACGCGGCCCGGCAATTCGGTGACCAGGCCCGCATCGCCCGGGGTGGCGGTGACCACCCCCACCTCGACGGGCGGCATCTTCGGGCCGTCCGCCGGGGCCTGTGCTTCACTCTTTACGCAGGCGCCAACCACGATGGCGGCAAGCAATGAGAGCAGCCTGTGGGCCGGAACGGCGCGCAATGTGGGCATGGGAGTCCTTTGGGGATGTTTTCGGGATTGAAGACCGCAACGAGGGCCGCAATGGGGGCGATTGTGATCTGATTTTTCTTTCGGGATCGGCGCGGACTTTGCCGTATGCGACAATCACGGGTTTTCGAACGGGTGCCATGCGCGGCTGTAGCTCAGTGGATAGAGTATTGGCCTCCGAAGCCAAGGGTCGTGGGTTCGATCCCCGCCAGCCGCACCACTGATCTGATGATGAGAGTTGGGCAATCGACCGGTTCCCGAAGAACTGCCCGGAATTTGCTGCTATACTCGCCGATTCCTTGGAGGGGTGCCCGAGTGGCTAAAGGGGGCAGACTGTAAATCTGTTGGCTTGCGCCTACACTGGTTCGAATCCAGTCCCCTCCACCAGTGATGAATGCGGTGACGAGTGCGCAAGGGTCGTTGGTCGATGCGGGAGTAGTTCAGTGGCAGAACCCTAGCCTTCCAAGCTAATGACGCGGGTTCGATTCCCGCCTCCCGCTCCAACGCCGTTTGCCGGTTCGCCGCCGGGGCATCGTCGGTTGCGGCTGGTTGCTTGTCACGTTGGTACGGGTTTGTCGATGGCCCATGTGGCTCAGTGGTAGAGCACTCCCTTGGTAAGGGAGAGGTCGCGGGTCCGATTCCCGCCATGGGCACCACTTTCAGGCGCATCCGGTTCCGGGTGCGCCGAGAACCCTTTCGGGTTGGTATGGATTTTTTTCGGAGTTCGAGAAATGGCAAAAGGAAAGTTCGAGCGCACCAAGCCCCACGTCAACGTGGGCACCATCGGTCACGTCGACCATGGCAAGACAACGCTGACGGCGGCCATCGCCACCGTGCTGTCTACCAAGTTCGGCGGCGAAGCCAAGGCTTATGACCAGATCGATGCAGCGCCCGAAGAAAAGGCCCGTGGCATCACCATCAACACCGCCCATGTGGAATACGAGACGGCCAACCGCCACTACGCCCATGTCGACTGCCCCGGCCACGCCGACTATGTGAAGAACATGATCACCGGCGCCGCCCAGATGGACGGCGCCATCCTGGTGTGCTCGGCCGCCGACGGCCCCATGCCCCAGACCCGCGAACATATCCTGCTGGCCCGCCAGGTGGGCGTGCCCTACATCGTCGTGTTCCTGAACAAATGCGACATGGTCGATGACGAAGAACTGCTCGAACTCGTCGAGATGGAAGTGCGCGAACTGCTCGACAAGTACGACTTCCCCGGCGACGACACCCCGATCATTCGCGGCTCGGCCAAGTTGGCGCTCGAAGGCGACAAGGGCGTGCAAGGCGAACAAGCCATCATGAAGCTCGCGCACGCGCTGGACACCTACATCCCGACGCCCGAGCGCGCGATAGACGGCACCTTCCTGATGCCGGTGGAAGACGTATTCTCGATCTCCGGCCGCGGCACCGTGGTCACCGGCCGCGTCGAGCGCGGCGTCATCAAGGTGGGCGAAGAAATCGAAATCGTCGGCATCCGCGACACGCAAAAAACCATCTGCACCGGCGTGGAGATGTTCCGCAAACTGCTCGACCAGGGCCAGGCCGGCGACAACGTCGGCCTGCTGCTGCGCGGCACCAAGCGCGAAGACGTGGAACGCGGGCAGGTGCTGTGCAAGCCCGGCTCGATCAAGCCGCACACCCACTTCACCGCCGAGGTCTACGTGCTGAGCAAGGACGAAGGAGGGCGGCACACGCCGTTTTTCAACAACTACCGGCCGCAGTTCTACTTTCGCACCACGGACGTGACCGGGGCCATCGAGTTGCCGGCGGACAAGGAAATGGTGATGCCGGGCGACAACGTATCGATCACGGTCAAGCTGATCAACCCGATCGCGATGGAAGAAGGACTGCGCTTTGCGATCCGCGAAGGCGGTCGCACCGTGGGCGCTGGTGTCGTGGCCAAGATCCTGGCCTGATTTTCAAACATGCACAGGGGTATAGCTCAATTGGCAGAGCGTCGGTCTCCAAAACCGAAGGTTGTAGGTTCGATTCCTACTGCCCCTGCCACTTGAGAATGTGGCCCACACAAACCCGCAGGGCTTTTGCCCGGGTCCCGTCCCTGAAGGGTTTGGTTGTCTCGAATGACGCCGTCAATCGGAAGCAGAAATTACTCAAAGATGGCCACTTCACCACAGGTCGAAACTGTCAACACCGGCGCAGACAAGGCCAGACTCGCAGCGGCGGCGGCCTTGGTCGTCGCGTCGGTCGTGGGCTTTTATTTGCTGGGCAAACAAGGCGCGCTGGCGCAGTGGGCAACGCTGATCGCCGGGCTCGTTGCCGCCGCTGGCGTGTTCCTGCTGTCCGGGCCTGGACGCCAATTCCTGGCTTTTGCCCGCGATGCATGGCACGAGGTGGGCAAGGTCGTCTGGCCGACCCGCAAGGAAGCACTGCAAATGACGGCGTATGTGTTTGCCTTCGTGGTGGTCATGGCGCTCTTCCTGTGGCTCACCGACAAGACGCTGGAATGGGTTTTGTACGACTTGATTTTGGGATGGAAAAGGTCATGACCAGCGCTGCAAAAATCACCGAGGCGCAAGCCTCTGCGGGCGCCTTGGCCGGGGGCAGTCCCCATTGGACCGAAGTCGGCTCCAGTGCGGCTGCAACCCATCCCGATCTGCGCTGGTACATCGTCCACGCCTATCTGGGCATGGAAAAGGCGGTGGAGCGCAACATACAGGAGCGCATCCACCGGGCCGGCATGCAGGACAAGTTCGGCCGCATCCTGGTGCCGACCGAGCAGGTCGTGGAGATGAAGAACGGCCAGCGCAAGACGACGGAACGGCGCCTGTTCCCGGGCTATATGCTGGTCGAGATGGTGATGGACGACGATACCTGGCACCTGGTCAAGCACACCAACAAGGTCAAGGGTTTCGTCGGTGGCAGCAAGAACCGGCCGCCCTCCATTTCCGATGCCGAGGTGCAGAGCATCGTCAGCCACATGATCGAAGGCGCCGACAAGCCACGGCACAAGATGGAGCTCATGGTGGGCGAGCAGGTACGCGTCAAGGAGGGGCCATTCACGGACTTCAATGGCATGGTCGAAGAGGTCAATTACGAAAAGAGCCGCGTGCGCGTCTCGGTGATGATTTTTGGGCGTTCCACGCCGGTCGAGTTGGAGTTCGGTCAGGTTGAAAAAGCCTGATCGGCGAACGGGATGCCGCACCTTTCGACTCGGTGCGGACATCTGGTGCAAGGAGTCGTCAACCCCGGGGAGCCGGTTGCCGCAGGTTGCGGCGCAGGCGTCATGACCCGCAAGGAGTAGTCACACATGGCCAAGAAAATCGTCGGCTTCATCAAGCTGCAAGTGCCGGCCGGCAAGGCCAATCCATCCCCCCCGATTGGTCCCGCCCTGGGCCAGCGGGGTCTGAACATCATGGAGTTCTGCAAGGCATTCAACGCGCAGACCCAAGGTGTGGAGCCTGGTTTGCCGCTGCCCGTGGTCATCACGGCATTTGCCGACAAGAGCTTCACTTTCATCATCAAGACGCCGCCGGCGACGACGCTGATCAAGAAGGCCATCAAGCTCGAAAAAGGCTCTGCCAGCGCGCTGAGCACCAAGGTTGGCAAGATCACGCGCGCGCAGCTCGAAGAAATCGCCAAGACCAAGATGAAGGACATGAACGCCGCAAACGTCGACGCTGCCGTCCGGACACTGGCTGGTTCCGCACGCTCGATGGGCGTGACGGTGGAGGGTTTGTAAATGCCGCAGTTGACGAAAAAACAAAAGGCCATGCAGGGCAAGGTCGACAGCACCCGCTTGTACGCCTTCACCGATGCCCTGGTCTTGGTCAAGCAAGCCGCCACCGCCAAATTCGATGAATCGATCGACGTGGCCGTGCAGTTGGGCATCGATGCCAAGAAGTCTGACCAAGTGGTGCGTGGCGCCGTGGTGCTGCCCAACGGCACCGGCAAGATCACCCGCGTGGCCGTGTTTGCCCAAGGTGCCAAGGCCGAAGAAGCCAAGGCCGCTGGCGCCGATGTCGTCGGCATGGACGATCTGGCGGCGATGGTCAAGGCCGGCGACATGCCGTTCGACGTGGTGATTGCAGCCCCTGACGCGATGCGCGTAGTGGGCACGCTCGGTCAGATCCTGGGGCCGCGCGGCCTGATGCCCAATCCCAAGGTGGGCACGGTGACCCCTGACGTGGCCCTGGCGGTAAAGAACGCCAAGGCCGGCCAGGTGCAGTTTCGCGCCAACAAGGCCGGCATCGTGCACAGCACGATCGGCCGCCGTTCGTTCGACGACGCCAAGCTGCAAGGCAACCTGGCGGCGCTGATCGATGCGCTGAACAAGACCAAGCCGGCGTCGAGCAAGGGCCAGTACCTGCGCAAGCTGGCGCTGTCTTCGACGATGGGGGTGGGTGTGCGCGTCGATACGCAGTCCATCACCGTGTGATGGCGCGCCGTCGTCGCAAGACGTGACAAGAAATCTTCGGGTCTACCAAAGGCCCGATGTGGTGGGCTGAAAGTGGTGCGCAAACGCTTTCAGGCCATCGAAGACCGTTGGTGTGCCAGCCGCACTCAAACCCCCGGAGCGAGGGGGGCCAACGCAGATGGCGATCCTGCTGCAGATGGAATTCGTTTTCCGGAAAACAGTTGATCGCTGCAACGTGAGCGCACGAGGGCCCAGGCCCGAATGCGCAGTGGAAGGAGCAGACCTTGAGTCTTCAACGCAGTGAGAAAGAAGCGGTCATCAGCGAAGTCAGCCGCCTGGTCGCCAAAGCCCAAACGCTGGTGCTGGCGGAATACCGTGGCATCACGGTTGCCGACATGACCAAGTTGCGCGTGCAAGCGCGCAGCAATGGCGTGCGCCTGAGTGTTTTGAAGAACACCTTGGCGCGCCGTGCCGTGGCTGGCAGCGCGTTTGACGTGCTGGCCGGGCAGATGACCGGCCCGCTGATCTATGGCTTCTCCGAAGACGCCGTGGCGGCCGCGAAAGTGGTGGCCGAGTTTGCGAAAACCAACGACAAGTTGGTGATTCGCGCTGGCGCTTTCGCTGGCAAAGCCCTGGATGTCAACGGCGTCAAGCAGTTGGCCAGCATTCCTTCCAAGGAGGTGCTGCTGGCCCAACTGTGCGGCTTGCTGATGTCGCCCATATCCCGCACCGCCGTGGTGCTCAGCGCGCTGGCGGCGAAAAAAGGTGAAGGTGAAGGCGTGGGCCAAGCCCAAGCCGTGCCCGCCTGAAGTCCGGCCCGCCTGTCACCCGTTCCGTTATCCGTGAAACACCCATTGAATCGTTAGGAAAGCAAAATGGCATTCGATAAAGACGTATTTCTGACCGCGCTGGACAGCATGACGGTCCTGGAACTCAATGACCTGGTCAAGGCCATTGAGGAGAAGTTCGGCGTGAGCGCTGCCGCAATGGCGGCTCCGGCTGCGGCCAGTGGCCCTGGTGCAGCGGTCGTCGAAGAAAAGACCGAATTCAACGTGCTGCTGACCGAGGCGGGCGCCAACAAGGTGTCGGTCATCAAGGCCGTGCGCGAAATCACCGGTCTGGGCCTGAAGGAAGCCAAGGATTTGGTCGATGGCGCTCCGAAGAACGTCAAAGAGGGTATTGCCAAGGCCGATGCCGAAGCCGCTGTCAAGAAGCTGCTCGACGCCGGTGCCAAGGCCGAGCTCAAGTAATCCGGCCTCGTTTGGCGGGCTGGGGTTGCCCCTCACCGGGCCTCCAGCCCCCGATATGCGTTCAGAGCGCACCCGAAAACCGGCCCGACCAGAGCGCGCGCCGGATTTCGAGTGTCTTCTGATCATTGCGACAGCAGAAGACGCCTTGGTTCGGGTGATGTGCAACGCATCACCGTCCGCCATGGTTGGTAGTGGCCAACCACCAAGCCCGCAGAAACGGCGCGAACAGTGCGTTTTGCGGGTCAGTCGTCGAAGACCCAGGACGCATGTCTTTGTCCGGAGATTTCATGGCCTATTCCTTTACCGAGCGCAAGCGAATCCGCAAAAGTTTCGGCACCCGCGACAGCGTGCTCGAAGTTCCTTATTTGCTGCAAATGCAAAAGGACGCCTATACCGCCTTCCTGCAAGCGGACAAGGAGCCCCGCAAAAGAACCATCGAGGGTCTGCAGGCGGCATTCGATGCCGCCTTTCCGATCGTCTCGCACAACGGTTTCGTCGAGATGAAGTTCATCGAGTACAACCTGGCCAGGCCGGCATTCGATGTGCGCGAGTGCCAGACGCGCGGCCTGACCTTTGCGTCGGCCGTGCGGGCCAAGGTGCAGTTGATCATCTATGACCGCGAGTCCTCGACCTCGCAGTCCAAGGTGGTCAAGGAAGTCAAGGAGCAAGAGGTCTACATGGGCGAAGTGCCGCTGATGACCGACAAGGGCTCGTTCATCATCAACGGCACCGAGCGCGTGATCGTCTCGCAGTTGCACCGCTCGCCGGGTGTGTTCTTCGAGCATGACAAGGGCAAGACCCATGGCTCGGGCAAGCTGCTGTTTTCCGCGCGCATCATTCCTTACCGTGGCTCTTGGCTCGACTTCGAGTTCGACCCCAAGGACATCCTGTACTTTCGCGTCGACCGCCGGCGCAAGATGCCGGTGACGATCTTGCTCAAGGCCATCGGCCTGAACCCGGAATCGATCCTGGCGAACTTCTTCGTCAACGACAATTTCCGGCTGATGGACAGCGGCGCGCAAATGGAATTCGTCCCCGAGCGGCTGCGCGGCGAAGTGGCCCGTTTCGACATCACCGACAAGTCCGGCAAGCTCATCGTTGCCAAGGACAAGCGCGTGACTGCGCGCCACACCCGCGATCTGGAGCAGTCCGGCAGCACGCATATCAGCGTGCCCGAGGATTTCCTGGTCGGCCGGGTCGTGGCGCGCACCATCGTCGATGCCGACAGCGGCGAAATCCTGGCCAAGGCCAATGACGAGTTGACCGAAGCCCTGCTCAAGAAGCTGCGCAGCGCCGCCGTGCGGGAGTTGCAGTGCATCTACACCAACGAACTCGACCAGGGCGCTTACATCTCGCACACCCTGCGCAGCGACGAAACGGTGGACGAGTTTGCCGCCCGCGTGGCCATCTACCGCATGATGCGCCCTGGCGAGCCGCCCACCGAGGACGCGGTGCAGGCCCTGTTCCAGCGCCTGTTCTACAACCCCGATACCTACGATTTGTCGCGTGTCGGCCGGATGAAGTTCAACGCCCGGATCGGGCGCGACGAGTCCACCGGCCCGATGGTGCTGTCCAATGAGGACATCCTGGCCGTGGTCAAGATTTTGGTCGACCTGCGCAACGGCAATGGCGAAGTCGATGACATCGATCACCTGGGCAACCGCCGCGTGCGCTGCGTCGGCGAGTTGGCGGAAAACCAGTACCGCACCGGCCTGGCGCGTATCGAGAAAGCCGTCAAGGAGCGTCTGGGCCAGGCCGAGCAAGAGCCGCTGATGCCGCATGACCTGATCAACTCCAAGCCGATTTCGGCGGCCCTGAAGGAGTTTTTCGGCGCTTCGCAGTTGTCGCAGTTCATGGACCAGACCAACCCGCTGGCAGAGATCACGCACAAGCGCCGCGTCTCCGCGCTGGGCCCGGGGGGGTTGACCCGCGAGCGCGCAGGTTTTGAAGTGCGCGACGTGCATGTGACCCACTATGGCCGCGTGTGCCCGATCGAAACCCCCGAAGGCCCGAACATCGGTTTGATCAACTCGCTGGCACTGTACGCGCGCCTGAACGAGTACGGCTTCATCGAAACCCCGTACCGCCGGGTGGTCGGCGGCATGGTCACCAACGACATCGACTACCTGTCGGCGATCGAAGAAGGCAAGTACGTGATCGCGCAGGCCAACGCCGTGCTCGACAAGGAGGGGCGCCTGACGGGCGACTTGGTCTCGGCCCGTGAAAAAGGCGAGTCGATCCTGTGCGCCGCCGACCGGGTGCGGTACATGGATGTCTCGCCTGCGCAGATCGTGTCGGTGGCCGCTTCGCTGGTGCCGTTCCTGGAGCACGACGATGCCAACCGCGCCTTGATGGGCGCCAACATGTCGCGCCAGGCCGTGCCGGTGCTGCGCCCGGAAAAGCCGCTGGTCGGAACCGGCATCGAGCGCGTGGCGGCCATCGACTCGGGCACCGTGGTCACGGCAACACGCGGCGGCAGCGTGGACTATGTCGATGCCACCCGCATCGTGGTGCGCGTCAATGACGACGAAACGGTGGCTGGCGAAGTCGGGGTGGACATCTACAACCTGATCAAGTACCAGCGCTCCAACCAGAACACCAACATCCACCAGCGCCCCATCGTCAAAAAGGGCGACCGGCTGGTCAAGGGCGATGTGATCGCCGATGGCGCATCGACGGACCTGGGCGAAATCGCCATTGGCCAGAACATGCTGATCGCGTTCATGCCCTGGAACGGCTACAACTTCGAGGACTCGATCCTGATCTCGGAACGGGTGGTGTCCGAAGACCGCTACACCTCGATCCACATCGAGGAACTGGTGGTGATGGCCCGCGATACCAAGCTCGGCGCCGAAGAAATCACGCGCGATATCCCGAACCTGTCGGAGCAGCAACTGAACCGCCTCGACGAGTCCGGCATCATCTACGTGGGCGCCGAAGTGCAGCCCGGCGATACGCTGGTGGGCAAGGTCACGCCCAAGGGCGAGACCACCCTCACACCCGAAGAAAAGCTGCTGCGCGCGATCTTCGGCGAGAAGGCTTCCGATGTGAAGGACACCTCGCTGCGCGTCGAGCAAGGCTCGCAAGGCACGGTGATCGACGTGCAGGTGTTCACCCGTGAAGGAATAGCGCGCGACAAGCGCGCGCAGCAGATCATCGACGATGAGCTCAAGCGCTTTCGGCTGGACTTGAACGATCAACTGCGCATCGTCGAGGCCGACGCCTTCGAGCGCATCGAAAAGCTGCTGCTCGGGCGCGTGGCCAATGGCGGTCCGCACAAACTGCTCAAGGGCGCGAAAATCGACAAGCCCTATCTGTCGTCGGTGGAGAAATTCCATTGGTTCGACATCCGCCCGGCGCAGGACGAGGTCGCCGCGCAGCTCGAATTGATCAAGGATGCGCTGGAGCAGACGCGCCACAGCTTCGACCTGGCTTTCGAGGAAAAAAAGAAAAAACTCACGCAAGGCGATGAGTTGCCCGCCGGCGTGCTGAAGATGGTCAAGGTCTACCTGGCCGTCAAGCGCCGCCTGCAACCTGGCGACAAGATGGCCGGGCGCCATGGCAACAAGGGGGTGGTCTCGAAGATCGTTCCGGTCGAAGACATGCCTTACATGGCCGACGGCACGCCTGCCGACATCGTGCTCAACCCGCTGGGCGTGCCTTCGCGGATGAACATCGGCCAGGTGCTGGAAGTGCACCTGGGCTGGGCCAGCAAGGGCATAGGCCAGCGCATCGGCGACATGTTGCAGCAGCAGGCCAAGGCCGCAGAACTGCGCAAGTTTCTGGACAAGGTGTACAACGCGCGCGGCCGCACCGAGGACCTGGCGCAACTGTGCGACGAGGAACTCGTGGCCATGGCGGCCCATCTCAGGCATGGCATGCCGTATGCCACCCCGGTGTTCGACGGTGCTTCGGAAGAAGAAATCAAGGACATGCTCAAAATCGCTTACCCGGACGAGATCGCGCAGCGCAAGGGTCTGACCGCCACCCGCACCCAAGCCTTCCTGTACGACGGCCGCACCGGCGAGCGCTTCGAGCGGCCCACGACCATAGGCTACATGCACTACCTGAAGCTGCACCACTTGGTCGATGACAAGATGCACGCCCGTTCCACCGGCCCCTACTCGCTGGTCACGCAGCAACCGCTGGGCGGCAAGGCCCAGTTCGGCGGCCAGCGCTTCGGCGAGATGGAAGTCTGGGCGCTCGAAGCCTACGGCGCCGCCTACGTGCTGCAGGAAATGCTCACCGTCAAGTCCGACGATGTGGCCGGCCGCACCAAGGTGTACGAGTCGATCGTCAAGGGCGAACATGCCATCGAAGCCGGCATGCCGGAATCGTTCAACGTGTTGGTCAAGGAAATCCGTTCACTGGGCCTGGACATCGAGCTCGAACGCTCTTGAGCGCAAAAGGAAAGAGTCACCATGAAATCACTCCTGGACCTGTTCAAGCAATTCACGCCGGATGAGCACTTCGATGCCATCCGCATCGGCATGGCTTCGCCCGAGAAGATCCGCTCCTGGTCTTTTGGCGAGGTGAAAAAACCCGAGACCATCAACTACCGCACCTTCAAGCCCGAGCGCGACGGGCTGTTTTGCGCCAAGATTTTTGGTCCCATCAAGGACTACGAATGCCTGTGCGGCAAGTACAAGCGCCTGAAGCACCGTGGCGTGATCTGCGAAAAATGCGGCGTCGAAGTCACACAGACCAAGGTGCGGCGCGAGCGCATGGGCCACATCGACCTGGCAGCACCTTGCGCGCATATCTGGTTCCTCAAGTCGCTGCCGTCGCGCCTGGGCATGGTGCTGGACATGACGCTGCGCGACATCGAGCGCGTGCTGTACTTTGAAGCCTATGTGGTGACCGACCCCGGCATGACGGCGCTCAAGAAGCTCAGCATCATGTCCGAGGAAGACTACGAGGCCAAGCGCAAGGAATACGGCGATGAATTCATCGCCAAGATGGGCGCCGAAGGCATCAAGGATCTGCTCGAATCGATAGACATCGACCTGTCGATCGAAAAGCTGCGCGGCGACCTGACCGGCTCCGAGGTCAAGGTCAAGAAGAACGCCAAGCGGCTGAAGGTGCTCGAAGCGTTCAAGAAATCCGGCATCAAGCCCGAGTGGATGGTGCTGCAAGTGCTGCCGGTGCTGCCGCCGGACCTGCGCCCGCTGGTGCCGCTCGATGGCGGCCGCTTCGCCACCTCCGACCTGAACGACCTGTATCGCCGCGTGATCAACCGCAACAGCCGTCTGCGCCGTCTGCTGGAGCTCAAGGCCCCGGAGATCATCGCCCGCAACGAAAAGCGCATGTTGCAGGAAGCCGTCGATTCGCTGCTGGACAACGGCCGCCGCGGCAAAGCCATGACCGGCGCCAACAAGCGCGCGCTCAAGTCGCTGGCCGACATGATCAAGGGCAAGAGCGGGCGTTTCCGCCAGAACCTGCTGGGCAAGCGCGTCGACTACTCGGGGCGCTCGGTGATTACCGTAGGCCCGACGCTCAAGCTGCACCAATGCGGTCTGCCCAAGCTGATGGCGCTGGAACTGTTCAAGCCCTTCATCTTCTCGCGCCTGGAGGCCATGGGCATCGCCACCACGATCAAGGCCGCCAAGAAGGAGGTCGAATCCGGCACGCCGGTGGTCTGGGACATCCTGGAAGAGGTCATCAAGGAGCATCCGGTGATGCTCAACCGCGCGCCCACGCTGCACCGTCTGGGCATACAGGCGTTCGAGCCGATCCTGATCGAAGGCAAGGCGATACAACTGCACCCGCTGGTCTGCTCGGCGTTCAATGCCGACTTCGACGGCGACCAGATGGCGGTGCATGTCCCGCTGTCGGTGGAAGCGCAGATGGAAGCGCGCACGCTGATGCTGGCCTCGAACAACGTGCTGTTTCCGGCCTCGGGCGAGCCATCCATCGTTCCTTCGCAGGACGTGGTGCTCGGCCTGTACTACGCCACCCGCGACCGCATCAACGGCAAGGGCGAGGGCCTGGTGTTTGCCGATACCGGCGAGGTGCAGCGCGCCTTCGACGCCGGCGAGGTCGAACTGGCTGCCCGCATCACCGTGCGCCTGACCGAGTGGAGCAAACCCAAGGACAGCGACGCGCTGGTGCCCACGACCGCGCTGGTGGAAACCACGGCGGGCCGGGCCTTGCTGTCGGAAATCCTGCCTCCGGGCCTGCCGTTCTCGTATGTCAACAAGGCGCTCAAGAAGAAGGAAATCTCGCGCCTGATCAACGTCTCCTTTCGCAAATGCGGGCTGAAGGCAACGGTGGTGTTTGCCGACAAGCTGCTGCAAAACGGCTTTCGCCTGGCCACGCGCGCCGGCATCTCGATCGCCATCGATGACATGCTGGTGCCACCGCAAAAAGCCGGCATCATCGAGCGCTCGGAACGGGAGGTCAAAGAGTTCGAGCAGCAATATGTCTCCGGTCTGGTCACTGCGGGCGAGCGCTACAACAAGGTGGTCGACATCTGGGGCAAGGCCGGCGACGAAGTGTCCAAGGCGATGATGGCCCAACTGTCCAAGGAGCAGGTCATCGACCGCCATGGCCAGCAGGTCTCGCAAGAGTCCTTCAACTCGATTTACATGATGGCCGACTCCGGCGCCCGCGGCTCTGCCGCCCAGATCCGTCAGGTGGCCGGCATGCGAGGGCTGATGGCCAAGCCGGACGGCTCGATCATCGAAACGCCGATCACCGCGAACTTCCGCGAAGGCCTGAACGTGCTGGAGTACTTCATCTCCACCCACGGCGCCCGCAAGGGCCTGGCCGACACGGCCCTCAAGACCGCCAACTCGGGCTACCTGACCCGGCGTCTGGTCGATGTGACGCAGGACCTGGTGGTGACCGAAGAGGATTGCGAGACCGCCAACGGCTCGCTGATGCGCGCCATCGTCGAAGGCGGCGAAGTGATCGAATCGCTGCGTGACCGGATCCTCGGGCGCACCGCTGCCGAAGAAGTGCTGCACCCGGAAAACCGCATGGTGCTGGTGCCGGTCGGCGTGATGCTCGATGAAGACCTGATCGAAGAACTGGAAGCGGCGGGCGTCGATGAAGTCAAGGTGCGCACCGCGCTGACCTGCGAGACCCGCTACGGCCTGTGCGCCAAATGCTATGGCCGTGACCTGGGCCGTGGCGGACTGATCAACCTCGGCGAAGCCGTGGGGGTGATCGCGGCCCAGTCG from the Verminephrobacter eiseniae EF01-2 genome contains:
- the tuf gene encoding elongation factor Tu; protein product: MAKGKFERTKPHVNVGTIGHVDHGKTTLTAAIATVLSTKFGGEAKAYDQIDAAPEEKARGITINTAHVEYETANRHYAHVDCPGHADYVKNMITGAAQMDGAILVCSAADGPMPQTREHILLARQVGVPYIVVFLNKCDMVDDEELLELVEMEVRELLDKYDFPGDDTPIIRGSAKLALEGDKGVQGEQAIMKLAHALDTYIPTPERAIDGTFLMPVEDVFSISGRGTVVTGRVERGVIKVGEEIEIVGIRDTQKTICTGVEMFRKLLDQGQAGDNVGLLLRGTKREDVERGQVLCKPGSIKPHTHFTAEVYVLSKDEGGRHTPFFNNYRPQFYFRTTDVTGAIELPADKEMVMPGDNVSITVKLINPIAMEEGLRFAIREGGRTVGAGVVAKILA
- the rplA gene encoding 50S ribosomal protein L1 — protein: MPQLTKKQKAMQGKVDSTRLYAFTDALVLVKQAATAKFDESIDVAVQLGIDAKKSDQVVRGAVVLPNGTGKITRVAVFAQGAKAEEAKAAGADVVGMDDLAAMVKAGDMPFDVVIAAPDAMRVVGTLGQILGPRGLMPNPKVGTVTPDVALAVKNAKAGQVQFRANKAGIVHSTIGRRSFDDAKLQGNLAALIDALNKTKPASSKGQYLRKLALSSTMGVGVRVDTQSITV
- the rplK gene encoding 50S ribosomal protein L11, whose product is MAKKIVGFIKLQVPAGKANPSPPIGPALGQRGLNIMEFCKAFNAQTQGVEPGLPLPVVITAFADKSFTFIIKTPPATTLIKKAIKLEKGSASALSTKVGKITRAQLEEIAKTKMKDMNAANVDAAVRTLAGSARSMGVTVEGL
- a CDS encoding efflux RND transporter periplasmic adaptor subunit translates to MPTLRAVPAHRLLSLLAAIVVGACVKSEAQAPADGPKMPPVEVGVVTATPGDAGLVTELPGRVEASRVAQVRARAAGILQQRLFNEGSDVKAGQELFRIDPAPYAAAAQSARASLAKARAQLAQASAQLARYRPLIGAQAISMQDFTNAEAAEQLAQADVAVAEAAVRSAEIQLGYASVTAPISGRIGRALVTEGALVGQGEATALALIQQIDPVYVNFTQSASDLFQLRRALDSGQFKRAGSSEAASVKLVLSDGSQYAQTGRLLFTDLSVDPGTGWVSLRAQVPNPKGELLPGLYLRVRIEQAQASNAIMLPQQAVTRTQQGDSVSVVDADGKVSVRPIKISAARNNRWVVLDGLKAGEQVIVDGFQKLQMLPPGTAVKPVPWQPPAAAATAIAPVLSAAKP
- the secE gene encoding preprotein translocase subunit SecE — translated: MATSPQVETVNTGADKARLAAAAALVVASVVGFYLLGKQGALAQWATLIAGLVAAAGVFLLSGPGRQFLAFARDAWHEVGKVVWPTRKEALQMTAYVFAFVVVMALFLWLTDKTLEWVLYDLILGWKRS
- the nusG gene encoding transcription termination/antitermination protein NusG, which gives rise to MTSAAKITEAQASAGALAGGSPHWTEVGSSAAATHPDLRWYIVHAYLGMEKAVERNIQERIHRAGMQDKFGRILVPTEQVVEMKNGQRKTTERRLFPGYMLVEMVMDDDTWHLVKHTNKVKGFVGGSKNRPPSISDAEVQSIVSHMIEGADKPRHKMELMVGEQVRVKEGPFTDFNGMVEEVNYEKSRVRVSVMIFGRSTPVELEFGQVEKA
- the rplL gene encoding 50S ribosomal protein L7/L12: MAFDKDVFLTALDSMTVLELNDLVKAIEEKFGVSAAAMAAPAAASGPGAAVVEEKTEFNVLLTEAGANKVSVIKAVREITGLGLKEAKDLVDGAPKNVKEGIAKADAEAAVKKLLDAGAKAELK
- the rplJ gene encoding 50S ribosomal protein L10 — protein: MSLQRSEKEAVISEVSRLVAKAQTLVLAEYRGITVADMTKLRVQARSNGVRLSVLKNTLARRAVAGSAFDVLAGQMTGPLIYGFSEDAVAAAKVVAEFAKTNDKLVIRAGAFAGKALDVNGVKQLASIPSKEVLLAQLCGLLMSPISRTAVVLSALAAKKGEGEGVGQAQAVPA